The genomic stretch TCCTGCGACAACTGCGAGCGGTTGAAGCGCCCGCCGGTGGCGGACTTCATCATCGACGCCATCTGCTCCTTGGTGACGTCGTCGAGCAGGTCACCGGAGAAGTCGATCTTCCCGATGTCGTACGGCTCGCCCTCCGTCACGCGGAGGGTGATGAAGATGAAGCGCTTGTCCGCGGAGAGCTGGACGGTGGGCTTGTCCACCCGGACGTTGATGAAGCCCTTGTCGTAGTAGGCGATCTGGATGACGGCCAGGTCGCGCTGGAAGGCCTCCTCGCGGTAGGTGCCCTCACCGGTGAAGAAGGAGAGGAACCCGCCCTCGCGGGTGATCATCGTCTCCTTCAGCTCCGCGGCGGGCAGCTTCTCCGCCCCGAGGATGGTGATCTGCTTCACCATCACCTTGGCGCGCTCGTTGATGTTGAACACCACATCCACGTTGGCGCCGCCCTCGACGGGCTTGAGCTGGTGACTGACCTCGGCGAGGAAGTAGCCCTTCTCCACGTACTTCGCCTGGATCTTCTGCACGCTGGAGCGCACCAACTCCATGTCCAGGATGGTGGAGGGCTTGACGTCAATCTCCTCCTTCAGGTCGTCCTTGTTCAGCTCCTCGTTGCCTACGAGTTGGACGAGCCGGACGGTGGGGCGCTCCTCCACGCGCACCACATAGGCGACGCCGCGGGCCAGCCGCTGGACGAGCAGCTCCACGTCTTGGAAGTAGCCCAGCGCCCACACCGCCCGGAGGTCCTGGGCGGTGCGCGTGGGGCTCAGTTCGTCCCCCACACGGGTGCGGAGGGCGCGGCGGATGGCTTCGGCCTCGACGCGCCGGTTGCCTTCGACGCGGACCTCCACCACCCGGCGGGCGTCCTCCGGAGACACCGGGGCATCGTCGGGGAGCGCGGGCTCGGAGGCCGCGTCGGCAGGAGCAGCGGGAGCGGACACCTCGGGCACGGCTGAAGACGCGGCGGCGCCCTCATCCTCTTGCGCCAGCACGGAGCCGGGCACGAGGGACCACATGGCGACCGCCAGCAGCGGGAGCAGTGACTTGCGCGACAGAACGGGGTGCCTCAAGGGGAGACCGGCCAGGAAAAGGCGGGGCAATCTACGGGAAGGCCCCCAAGGGCCTCAATGCAAAATTGCCGGGACATCACGCCTCCGACACCTCGCCCCCGGCCAACCTGAGGCGGCGGGGCATGGAGCGGGCAAGCGTCTCGTTGTGGGTGACGACCACGGCGGTGATTCCCTGTTCGCGGTTCACTTCCCGCAGGAGCTGGTGGATGCCCTCGCCCGTCGCCGGGTCCAGGTTGCCGGTGGGCTCGTCCGCCAGCAACACCGCGGGCTTGAGCACCAGGGCGCGCGCCAGGGCCACGCGCTGGGCCTCACCACCCGACAGTTCCCCTGGACGGTGGTCCACGCGGTGTCCCAGTCCCACCCGCTCCAGCAGTTCACGGGCATAGGCGTAGGCGCCAGTGCGGTCCTGTCGCCGGATGAGGGCGGGCATGGCTACGTTCTCCAGGGCGGTGAACTCCGGCAAGAGGAAGTGGCTCTGGAAGACGAAGCCGATGGTCTGGTTCCGGAACTCGGCGATCTCCGCGTCGTTCATGGAGAACACCGAGCGGTCCTCGAACATCACCTCGCCGGCGGCCGGGGCATCCAGCGTGCCCAGGACGTGCAGGAAGGTGCTCTTCCCCGCCCCGGACGCGCCCACCAGCGAGACGAGCTCTCCCCGCTGGATGTCCAGCGACACGCCTCGAAGGATGTCGATGCGCTTGCCGTGCAGGAAGTAGCTCTTGAAGACGTTGCGGATGGACAAGAGCGCCATGGCTACTCCGCCTTGAGGCCTTCCACCGGCTCCACACTGCTGGCCTTGAGGGCCGGGTAGATGGAGGCGAGGTAGGTGACGAGCACCGCGATGACGACGGCCAGCACGGTCTGCACCGGCTCGACGCGCACCGGCACCGCCGGGATGTAATAGACGTCCGGGTCCAGCTTGATGCCGACCTTCTCGATGAAGGCGCACCAGGACAGGCCGGAAATCAGTCCGAGGAAGCCGCCCGCGACGCCAATCTGCAGACCCTCCGCGAGGAATATCTTCACGATGCCGCCATCGGGGACGCCCAGTGCCTTGAGGACGGAAATCTCCTTCCGCTTCTCCAGCACCAGCATGATGACGGTGGCGACGATGAGACCCGCGGCCACGATGATGATGATGGAGAGGATGATGCCCATCACCAGCTTCTCCAGGCGCAGCGCGGAGAAGAGGTTCTTGTTCATCTCTCCCCAGTCGCGAGCCCGGTAGGGATAGCCGCCCAGCACCTTCACCACCTGCGCGGCGATGCGCCGCGCATCATCGATGTCCGCCACCTTCAGTTCGATGCCCGTGGCCCCCTTCACGCCGAAGAAGTCCTGGGCCTCATTAAGGAGGATGTAGACGAACTTGGAGTCGTACTCGTACATGCCCGAGTAGAAGATGGCCGCCACGCGGAAGGCGCGGCTCTTCGGAATCGGGCCGGAGGGGCTCAGCTCGGTGCCCAGCGGGGAGACGACGTTCACCCGGTCTCCCACCACCACGCGCAGCGACGCCGCCAGCTCACGGCCAATGACGATGCCCGGCAGCACCGGCGCCTTCTTGGGCGTCCCGGAGCGGCGGATGATGTCGTCCTCCTCTACCCCGCTCTCCTCCGCGGGCTCCTCGTCCGGCAGGCCGCGGTGGACGATCTTCTCCGGCGTGTAGAGGATGTCGAGCGAGCCGCCACCGAGGATGTTCTTGGGCAGGTCCGTCACCTCGCCCACCGTGCCCGGGTCGATGCCCTTGATGATGACACCGTCCACGTTGCCCTCGGACGCAATCATCACCTGGTTGATGATGAAGGGCGTCTGTCCCACGACGCCGGGCACCTTGCGGACGGACTCCATGACCTTGGCGTACTCGGGCAGGTCGCCCGCGTACTTCGACACCACGGCGTGCGCGTTGGTGCCCAGGATCTTCTGCTGCAGGTCGGCCTCGAAGCCGCTCATCACCGACAGCACGATGATGAGCGCCATCACGCCCACGCCCACGCCGCCCACGGACAGGGCGGTCATCATCATGGTGGGCGACTGCTCCCGCAGCTTGAGGCGGTTGAGGTCGGAGGCGGCCGCCAACGGGTCCTTCAGGCCCAGTTCGCGGATGCGGGTGCGCTCCACGGCCGCTTCCGCCGAGCGGATGATGAAGTAGATGAGCAGCGGGGGGATGATGCCGAGCATCAGCACCGCCAGCGTCCCCAGCAGCAGCGACGGCCGGAACACCGCCACGTGCCGGCGCGCGACGAAGAGCTCGAACCCCAGCTTCAGGTCCACCCGGCCGCTGCCGGCGGCGATGAAGCCGGTGTTGATGCCCAGCACCAGCGCCAGCACCAGGAAGGTAAAGACGAGCCAGTACCCCAGCTCCGGGCGGCCAATCAGCCCCGCGACGTACGTCACCTCGCGCAGCCGGTAGCCCAGTGAGAGCTGCAGCCCGGGCAGCCGCTCCATCAACGTGAGGATGATGGGGATGGGCAGGCCCAGGTACAGCACGCCGATGGTGGCCTCGGGCAGCGACAGCCGCTGCGCGCGCGACGCGCCGATGAAGCCGGAGATGAAGGCCACCATGCCGCCCGCGAGCAACGCGATGGCGAAGGCCCCGGTGGGCGGCAGCGACAGGCCGCCGGCGCCCTTCCCCGCCGCGCCCAGCTCCGTGGCGGACACGCCGCTGGACAGCACCGTCTGCAGGAGGACGAGGACCACCTCCGCCAGCAGCATGCCGCCGCCGTAGGCGCCCAGGGTGCTCCAGTAGAAGTCCCGGTAGCGCGCTAGGCGCGGGTACAGCGTGGCGCCCGCGGCCGGGCTGGGCCCTTCGGTGGGCTCCGGCGCGCGGCGGATGCCGGCGGCGATGAGCCCCCACCCCGCGAGCCAGACGACGGAGCCCGCGACAAGGAGGCCCGTGTTGGGCACCGGCGCGACGGGCTGCTCGGACACCAGCAGCAGCGCGTTGAGGGCCTGGACCAGCCCGCCCCACCCCAGCAGGGACAGCCCCAGGGAGGAGCTGGTCTCAAGCCAGGCTTGAGAGGACGTGAGCGCCACCCCGAGCAGGCTGAAGCCCACCAGGGCGACCAGCGCCCCAATCCAGATGAAGGTCCAGCGATGGACGGTCTGCCGTTCGGCGGAGTGCACGCGGCCTCCTGGCTACTTCGCCAGTGGCTTGAGGAGGGGAAACAGGATGACGTCCCGGATGCTCTGCGAATCCGTGAACAGCATGGCGAGCCGATCAATCCCGATGCCTTCACCGGCAGTGGGCGGCATGCCGTGCTCGAGGGCCCGGATGTAGTCCTCGTCGTAGTCCATGGTCTCCTGCTGGCCCCGCTGCTTCGCGTCCAGCTGGGCCTGGAAGCGGCCCTTCTGGTCCAGCGGGTCGTTCAGCTCGGAGAAGGCGTTCGCGATTTCGCGGCCCGCCACGTACAGCTCGAAGCGGTCCGTCACGTCCGGGTTCTGGTCATTGCGACGGGCCAGCGGCGAGACGGCGGTGGGGAAATGGGTGATGAAGGTGGGATGGATGAGCGTGTGCTCGACGTGGTGCTCGAAGAGCGCGCCCACCAGCTCACCGTGGTTCATGGTGTCGATGGCCCGGCGCTCGGCCTCCGAGTGGCTCGTCTTGAGCAGCTCGTGGCGCAGCCGGTCCGCGTCCGCCATGTCCTTGTCGGACAGGCCGCTCACCACCTCGCGGATGGCCTCCGTCATGGAGATGCGCTTCCAGCCCTTGCCGAAGTCGAGCACGTGGTCGCCGTACTTCACCTTCGTGTCGCCGGTGACGGCCTTGGCGGCCTCCGAAATCATCTCCTCGGAGAGGTCCATCAGGTCCTCGTACGTGGCGTACGCCTGATAGAACTCCAGCATCGTGAACTCGGGGTTGTGCCGGGTGCTGATGCCTTCGTTGCGGAAGTTGCGGTTGACCTCGTAGACGCGATCCAGGCCGCCCACCACCAGGCGCTTGAGATACAGCTCCGGGGCGATGCGCATGTACAGGTCGATGTCGAGCGCGTTGTGGTGCGTGGTGAAGGGCCGCGCCGCCGCGCCGGACACGAGCGGGTGCATCATCGGCGTTTCGACTTCGACGAAGTCACGCGTGTCGAGGAAGTCGCGGATGAAACGGATAAGCTTGTTGCGCCGCAGGAAGGTCTGCTTCACGTCCGGGTTGGACACGAGGTCCAGGTACCGCTGACGGTAGCGAATCTCCACATCCGTCAGGCCGTGCCACTTCTCCGGCAGGGGCCGCAGGGACTTGGTGAGCGGAGTGAACTTCGTGGCGGACAGCGTCAGCTCGCCCGTCTTCGAACGGAACACCGGGCCGGTGGCGGCCAGGAAGTCGCCCAAGTCACAGAGCTTGAAGGTCTCATAGGAGTCCCCCAAGGCGTCCTTCTTCATGTGGACCTGGATTTCGCCCGAGCGGTCGCGCAGCTTGATGAAGGCGGCCTTGCCGAAGGAGCGCATGGCCACGACGCGACCGGCGACGTCATAGGGCGGAGGCGCGGCCTGCTCGATTTCCTCGGCGGACTGAGCGGCGTGCTTCTCGTGGATTTCGGCGGCCTGGTGCTGGGGACGGTAGCCGTTGCCGTACGGATTGAAGCCGGCCTCGCGCCACTTGGCGGCCTTCTCCAGCCGCTGGTCGTAGATTTCCTGTTCCTTCGTCCCGAGGTCGCCCTCGCCCGCACTCTTCTCGCTCTTGTTTTCGGTCTCGGCCATGACGCGCTTTCCCAAAGGCGCGGCACCGTAGCCAAGCCTCCCCCGGGAAGCAACGCAACACAGCGGAAGGCCGCTCAGGGAGCGACCAGCACCAGGAAGGCGGCCACGGCGGCCGCCAGCAGCAGCGGGATGAGGACCTCCACCGGGAGGCGGTGGTTCATGTGCACCGTGTGCAGGCCCCGCAGACCGAAGCGGCGCTTGCGACGCACACGGTTCATCACCAGGGAGGCGAGCGCGGGCGGGGCCTTCTCACGCTCCACGTGCTGGAGCCGCTGCACCGTGCTGGAATAGCGCTGCCAACCCTGGCGGCAGTCGTCGCAGCCGTCCAGGTGGGTGCGAACCTCCTCCGCCTTGGGGGCGGGAAGCTCGTCGTCGGCGAGCGCGAGGAACAGGGCCCTCGCCTCGCGATGGTTCATCCGCGGTTCCACGTCCCGCAGTCTGCGATGAATGCCGTTCATGGCTCAAGCCGCCCCAGGAGTTCCGCCAGCTTTTCCCGGGCCCGGTGGAGCCGGCTCTTCACCGTGCCCTCCGGTAGCTCGGTGATGTCGATGATTTCGTCGTAGCTGAGGCCTTCGATGTCGCGCAGCGCCACCAGCATGCGCGCGTCCGGCTCCAGCTGGGAGATGGCCCACTGCACCCGGGCGCGCTCGCGCGCGGACTCCAGGGCGGCATCCGGGCCGGGCGCGGTGCCCCCGCCCTCGGAGAGCAGGGCCGCGGCCTCGTCGAACACTTCGGAGCGGCCCCGGCCCCGGCGCTTCAGGTACTTGAGCCGGTTGATGCAGTGGTTGCGGGTGATGCGGAACAGCCAGGTGGACAGCTTCGAGTCCTCGCGGAAGCGGCGGACGTTCTGGTGCACGCTGACGAAGATTTCCTGCACCAGGTCGTGGGCTTCCTCACGGTCTCCCACCATGCGGACGCAGAAGTCGTAGAGCCGGTCCTGGTGGGTGCGCACCAATAGCTCGAAGGCGTCCGGCTCCCCGCGGCGCAGCCGGGCCAAGAGCGCCGCGTCCTGACGGCGCGACT from Myxococcus xanthus encodes the following:
- a CDS encoding ABC transporter ATP-binding protein, which gives rise to MALLSIRNVFKSYFLHGKRIDILRGVSLDIQRGELVSLVGASGAGKSTFLHVLGTLDAPAAGEVMFEDRSVFSMNDAEIAEFRNQTIGFVFQSHFLLPEFTALENVAMPALIRRQDRTGAYAYARELLERVGLGHRVDHRPGELSGGEAQRVALARALVLKPAVLLADEPTGNLDPATGEGIHQLLREVNREQGITAVVVTHNETLARSMPRRLRLAGGEVSEA
- a CDS encoding ABC transporter permease yields the protein MHSAERQTVHRWTFIWIGALVALVGFSLLGVALTSSQAWLETSSSLGLSLLGWGGLVQALNALLLVSEQPVAPVPNTGLLVAGSVVWLAGWGLIAAGIRRAPEPTEGPSPAAGATLYPRLARYRDFYWSTLGAYGGGMLLAEVVLVLLQTVLSSGVSATELGAAGKGAGGLSLPPTGAFAIALLAGGMVAFISGFIGASRAQRLSLPEATIGVLYLGLPIPIILTLMERLPGLQLSLGYRLREVTYVAGLIGRPELGYWLVFTFLVLALVLGINTGFIAAGSGRVDLKLGFELFVARRHVAVFRPSLLLGTLAVLMLGIIPPLLIYFIIRSAEAAVERTRIRELGLKDPLAAASDLNRLKLREQSPTMMMTALSVGGVGVGVMALIIVLSVMSGFEADLQQKILGTNAHAVVSKYAGDLPEYAKVMESVRKVPGVVGQTPFIINQVMIASEGNVDGVIIKGIDPGTVGEVTDLPKNILGGGSLDILYTPEKIVHRGLPDEEPAEESGVEEDDIIRRSGTPKKAPVLPGIVIGRELAASLRVVVGDRVNVVSPLGTELSPSGPIPKSRAFRVAAIFYSGMYEYDSKFVYILLNEAQDFFGVKGATGIELKVADIDDARRIAAQVVKVLGGYPYRARDWGEMNKNLFSALRLEKLVMGIILSIIIIVAAGLIVATVIMLVLEKRKEISVLKALGVPDGGIVKIFLAEGLQIGVAGGFLGLISGLSWCAFIEKVGIKLDPDVYYIPAVPVRVEPVQTVLAVVIAVLVTYLASIYPALKASSVEPVEGLKAE
- the lysS gene encoding lysine--tRNA ligase — protein: MAETENKSEKSAGEGDLGTKEQEIYDQRLEKAAKWREAGFNPYGNGYRPQHQAAEIHEKHAAQSAEEIEQAAPPPYDVAGRVVAMRSFGKAAFIKLRDRSGEIQVHMKKDALGDSYETFKLCDLGDFLAATGPVFRSKTGELTLSATKFTPLTKSLRPLPEKWHGLTDVEIRYRQRYLDLVSNPDVKQTFLRRNKLIRFIRDFLDTRDFVEVETPMMHPLVSGAAARPFTTHHNALDIDLYMRIAPELYLKRLVVGGLDRVYEVNRNFRNEGISTRHNPEFTMLEFYQAYATYEDLMDLSEEMISEAAKAVTGDTKVKYGDHVLDFGKGWKRISMTEAIREVVSGLSDKDMADADRLRHELLKTSHSEAERRAIDTMNHGELVGALFEHHVEHTLIHPTFITHFPTAVSPLARRNDQNPDVTDRFELYVAGREIANAFSELNDPLDQKGRFQAQLDAKQRGQQETMDYDEDYIRALEHGMPPTAGEGIGIDRLAMLFTDSQSIRDVILFPLLKPLAK
- a CDS encoding anti-sigma factor family protein, giving the protein MNHREARALFLALADDELPAPKAEEVRTHLDGCDDCRQGWQRYSSTVQRLQHVEREKAPPALASLVMNRVRRKRRFGLRGLHTVHMNHRLPVEVLIPLLLAAAVAAFLVLVAP
- a CDS encoding RNA polymerase sigma factor; protein product: MSSGGVLEIGQEEAAAADASESRRQDAALLARLRRGEPDAFELLVRTHQDRLYDFCVRMVGDREEAHDLVQEIFVSVHQNVRRFREDSKLSTWLFRITRNHCINRLKYLKRRGRGRSEVFDEAAALLSEGGGTAPGPDAALESARERARVQWAISQLEPDARMLVALRDIEGLSYDEIIDITELPEGTVKSRLHRAREKLAELLGRLEP